The following proteins are encoded in a genomic region of Fervidobacterium pennivorans DSM 9078:
- a CDS encoding carbohydrate ABC transporter permease — MAFKGTKINPERFDKSQLKFYFFLVPFAAFMSIPLIFIFSNAFKPYNELFAFPPRIFVRHPTLQNFKALFSAMTQSGIPVSRYLFNSVIIAVSVVTLSIFISTAAGYVLSKKNFKYKKLLFEINTLALMFVPTAVSIPRYIIVAKLGLVDNFLAHILPMLAMPVGLFLVKQFIDQIPDSLIEAAKIDGANDWFIYLKIILPLTKPAVATVAILAFQSAWNSMEASLIYINNESLKNFAYYMSTLSGNAGTVAGAGIAAAAAAIMFLPNLIIFMFTQSKVMNTMAHSGIK, encoded by the coding sequence ATGGCTTTTAAGGGCACAAAAATCAATCCGGAGAGATTTGACAAGAGTCAACTGAAATTCTACTTTTTTCTTGTTCCGTTTGCGGCGTTTATGTCTATACCGTTGATCTTTATATTCTCGAATGCTTTCAAACCATATAACGAATTATTCGCTTTTCCGCCGCGGATATTTGTAAGGCATCCTACGTTGCAGAATTTCAAAGCACTTTTCAGTGCTATGACACAGTCGGGTATTCCTGTAAGCAGATATCTTTTTAACAGCGTTATAATTGCTGTTAGTGTGGTTACGTTGTCCATATTCATAAGTACTGCTGCAGGGTATGTACTGTCAAAGAAAAATTTCAAGTACAAAAAACTACTTTTCGAAATCAATACTTTGGCGCTCATGTTTGTACCAACAGCAGTTTCCATCCCAAGATACATAATTGTCGCAAAACTTGGGTTGGTGGATAACTTCTTAGCTCATATTTTACCCATGCTTGCAATGCCTGTTGGCCTTTTCTTAGTTAAACAGTTCATAGATCAGATTCCTGATTCTCTTATCGAAGCTGCAAAAATCGATGGTGCTAATGACTGGTTCATATACTTGAAAATAATCCTTCCGCTTACAAAACCAGCGGTTGCAACAGTTGCTATTCTTGCATTTCAAAGTGCATGGAACTCAATGGAAGCTTCCCTTATCTATATAAACAACGAGAGTTTGAAAAACTTTGCTTACTATATGTCAACACTAAGTGGAAATGCAGGCACAGTAGCGGGAGCAGGGATAGCGGCAGCCGCAGCTGCAATTATGTTTCTGCCGAATCTAATAATCTTTATGTTCACACAAAGCAAGGTTATGAATACGATGGCACACTCTGGTATTAAATGA
- a CDS encoding ABC transporter substrate-binding protein, whose product MKKFWLAGLLMLFAVLAFGKVTITYVNWNSGLEIEQAMVQEFMKLNPDIEVKIVKHEGNYEDWLIAQAAAGKLPDVIMIPNIPMALTNDWALDLTKMALADPEWKNIPAPIRNATIYNNRIYAVPAGLFFMGYFVNDDLFEKYNVKPLKFAPSWNEFLTAVKKLTIPRDGIIGLAEEIQIPEWYPAMKNLKFGWFTWDGKEYHLDDRAFIEAVNIAKQLYQGKYVYDALPEEQKKQYNAGWYGDVWNQGKIAIRWDGTWATPFYSSLPFKSRFIGVPGGRIPVVGDFFVISKTTKYPKEAFMFAKFVTYGRDGILKRLELDKKNEWASLPLTTEKAVLDKYFAVKKLFPGLDEAYAKIGVGIIEGVKIVPGYIQSRWTAPTGIKVGDNPNANIGDVIWNAMRGDINIADYAKQLNKIANEQYQNAIKKIAIMTK is encoded by the coding sequence ATGAAAAAGTTCTGGTTAGCAGGTTTACTGATGCTTTTCGCGGTTTTGGCGTTTGGTAAAGTGACTATTACGTACGTAAACTGGAACAGTGGTCTTGAGATTGAGCAAGCTATGGTTCAGGAGTTCATGAAACTAAATCCAGATATTGAAGTCAAGATAGTTAAACATGAGGGTAATTACGAGGACTGGCTTATTGCGCAAGCAGCTGCCGGAAAATTACCAGATGTTATTATGATACCAAACATACCAATGGCTTTGACAAACGATTGGGCTCTTGATCTCACTAAGATGGCTTTAGCAGACCCGGAATGGAAAAACATTCCCGCCCCAATCAGAAATGCAACAATTTATAACAACAGAATCTATGCTGTACCTGCAGGACTTTTCTTCATGGGTTACTTTGTGAACGATGATCTGTTTGAGAAGTATAACGTCAAGCCTCTCAAATTTGCACCAAGCTGGAATGAATTCTTAACAGCAGTTAAAAAATTAACGATACCGAGAGATGGTATTATCGGTCTTGCTGAAGAAATTCAAATTCCAGAATGGTATCCTGCAATGAAGAATTTGAAATTTGGATGGTTTACTTGGGATGGCAAAGAATATCATCTCGATGACCGAGCTTTCATTGAAGCAGTAAATATAGCCAAGCAGCTCTACCAGGGAAAATACGTTTACGATGCACTTCCAGAAGAGCAGAAGAAACAGTACAATGCTGGTTGGTATGGCGATGTTTGGAATCAAGGAAAAATTGCTATTAGATGGGATGGAACATGGGCAACGCCTTTCTATTCATCACTCCCATTCAAATCGAGATTCATTGGAGTTCCTGGAGGCAGAATACCTGTTGTTGGTGATTTCTTTGTCATATCAAAGACTACAAAGTATCCAAAGGAAGCATTCATGTTCGCAAAATTTGTAACATATGGCAGAGACGGCATTCTAAAGAGGCTTGAGCTTGATAAGAAAAACGAATGGGCATCATTACCATTGACTACAGAAAAAGCCGTGCTCGATAAATATTTCGCAGTTAAGAAACTCTTCCCAGGACTTGACGAAGCTTATGCAAAAATAGGAGTTGGTATTATAGAGGGTGTAAAGATCGTTCCAGGTTACATCCAATCAAGATGGACAGCTCCAACAGGCATCAAAGTTGGAGACAATCCAAATGCTAATATCGGGGACGTTATTTGGAACGCAATGAGAGGAGATATTAACATTGCAGATTACGCGAAACAACTGAACAAGATAGCAAATGAGCAGTATCAGAACGCTATTAAGAAAATAGCTATAATGACAAAGTAA
- a CDS encoding DUF5696 domain-containing protein has protein sequence MLRLNESIRKGLRKILLRFLFVLLIVLGVAWLVQAGPSEVVVSKVESFSESDYRFFRPSYNAQLENEYLRVSFDTNSLQFMVTDKRNNAQWKSVLEDEDSELNQIWSSFFNTPFIVEFCDSTGNIKRTYSTRDAKISIRKRSSNMFTASIVFENIGASFDVSYELIKDSLRLKINNINEGKYRLMGLYLYPYLGGSHGVVNGGFILADGVGAKIDLSKKTVATAPFKARLYGLDIGFREVFPYSYFRNVKEPENYSLPLYGILYASDSQNSENLANEYINGLLTVIEEGDMYAEINAFKAGIVTNHNWITARFVLRDLHKKLLNKAGEGITVPQEELNTTKFTVRYFFVPNANEFSLVQRFVEEYSKKSNATNGYTFKFDVLIAEAKKSTFDYSLVKMTNQEQFLKIKSVLRKFIPESLFVLVGYTEGGLSLSSPKHLPLEKRIFGRPLQPLEDYFYVNYILSPKESKSLNKIGIALNRLEQFMEYEGKYVLSPKFVKSFVIKEKREFEKVGIKKFALGSVGDLAFSTRDMTRAEVVTDFTNAFRIFGKPIVYGFNWYVISLAGALSDISLTNSGYEIEDEVLPIVPYILKQFLPIFSSPLNLSSDYNRDLLACIEYGIFPSFYLTWESSEKLVNTNSKDLVSTRFEDWLPKILIAKEMYEKALFFINSKLVSRVQVSQDVYLNTYDNGAKVLFNYSEKPFNFDSKIVKPISFAVIQAR, from the coding sequence GTGTTAAGGTTAAATGAGTCCATTAGAAAGGGGTTAAGAAAGATTCTCCTGAGGTTTCTTTTTGTTTTGCTAATAGTCCTTGGAGTTGCTTGGTTGGTTCAAGCTGGACCTTCTGAAGTTGTCGTTTCAAAGGTAGAAAGCTTTTCTGAAAGCGATTACCGCTTCTTTCGCCCAAGTTATAACGCACAATTAGAAAATGAATACTTACGAGTTTCGTTTGATACCAATAGCTTACAGTTTATGGTTACTGACAAGCGAAATAACGCTCAATGGAAATCTGTATTGGAAGATGAAGATTCCGAACTAAATCAAATATGGAGTTCTTTTTTCAATACACCGTTTATTGTAGAATTTTGTGATTCTACGGGGAATATTAAAAGAACCTACTCAACGAGAGATGCAAAAATCTCTATTAGAAAAAGGTCTTCGAATATGTTTACTGCATCTATTGTTTTTGAGAACATAGGTGCGTCTTTCGACGTTTCGTATGAGCTGATAAAAGACTCGCTCCGATTGAAAATTAATAATATAAACGAAGGAAAATACCGGTTGATGGGATTGTACCTTTATCCTTATTTAGGAGGCTCCCATGGAGTTGTGAATGGAGGTTTTATCTTGGCTGATGGAGTTGGAGCGAAGATTGACTTATCAAAGAAAACAGTCGCAACCGCCCCATTTAAAGCACGACTCTACGGGCTAGATATAGGATTTCGGGAAGTATTCCCGTATTCCTATTTCAGAAATGTAAAAGAACCTGAAAATTACTCCCTTCCACTCTACGGCATTTTATATGCATCCGATTCGCAAAACTCTGAAAACCTGGCTAATGAATATATAAATGGATTACTTACCGTTATTGAAGAAGGAGATATGTATGCCGAGATAAATGCTTTTAAAGCTGGTATAGTTACGAACCATAATTGGATAACCGCGAGATTTGTCTTAAGGGACCTTCATAAGAAACTTTTGAATAAAGCGGGGGAAGGTATAACTGTTCCACAAGAAGAGTTGAACACGACAAAATTTACTGTCAGATACTTCTTTGTTCCTAATGCCAACGAATTTTCACTCGTTCAGCGTTTTGTCGAGGAATACTCGAAGAAATCTAACGCAACGAATGGTTATACCTTCAAGTTTGACGTTCTTATCGCTGAAGCAAAGAAATCTACATTTGACTACTCACTTGTTAAAATGACAAACCAGGAGCAATTTCTTAAGATAAAAAGTGTGCTGAGGAAATTTATTCCGGAATCTCTATTTGTGTTGGTTGGTTATACTGAAGGAGGTTTATCACTTAGTTCTCCGAAACACCTGCCGTTAGAAAAACGGATTTTCGGGAGACCCTTACAACCTTTGGAAGATTATTTCTATGTGAACTACATCCTTTCACCAAAAGAATCAAAATCACTGAATAAAATAGGCATCGCACTGAACAGACTTGAACAATTTATGGAATACGAAGGAAAATACGTTCTATCTCCTAAATTTGTCAAATCTTTTGTAATCAAAGAAAAAAGGGAATTTGAAAAAGTGGGAATCAAAAAATTTGCGCTTGGTTCTGTAGGAGACTTAGCGTTTTCAACTCGGGATATGACTAGAGCAGAAGTAGTTACTGATTTCACTAATGCGTTTAGAATATTTGGCAAACCTATCGTCTACGGGTTCAACTGGTACGTCATAAGCCTCGCAGGTGCTTTATCTGACATTTCGTTAACAAACTCCGGCTATGAAATTGAGGATGAGGTTTTGCCAATTGTACCTTACATACTAAAGCAATTTTTGCCTATCTTTTCGTCACCGCTCAACCTTTCATCAGATTACAACAGAGACCTTTTGGCATGTATAGAATATGGTATTTTCCCTTCGTTTTACTTAACCTGGGAAAGTTCGGAGAAGCTTGTCAACACGAATTCTAAGGATTTGGTATCGACAAGGTTTGAGGATTGGCTTCCAAAAATACTGATCGCAAAAGAAATGTATGAAAAAGCTCTATTTTTTATCAATTCGAAGTTGGTTTCTCGTGTGCAAGTTAGCCAAGACGTCTACCTAAATACATACGATAACGGGGCAAAGGTTTTGTTCAACTACAGTGAAAAGCCATTTAATTTCGATAGCAAAATTGTTAAACCTATAAGTTTTGCAGTGATACAAGCGAGGTGA
- a CDS encoding SMP-30/gluconolactonase/LRE family protein, with protein sequence MTKLCSKELSLIVFSLTTLIVSSILGYAPYYTYTLGIGDNLVRTQDAFVPWRKLVFDTSSISDIFWHKGKLYISDSQNARIEIINFASEDRTTVSYVGEGTLTNPDGIYVDENDYIYVADSWAQSVYKFAPDGNLVLTISKPDSPIYGRLNDFIPLKVAADRRGNIYVVCQGVTNGLAVFNKDGRFLSFFGANTPKVTLRMVLQRLIFTESQRAQLLKIRPPSPTSVTIDHTNAVWTITQGLKEDAIKRFNVAGVNIYPKLSLSNDKFVDIDVDSLGTVYALTADGLVYVYDLLGNLIFVFGGQSFYENRLGLFRSASAIAVTDDGRIFVLDKEDGTVTIFRITFFGKLVLKGVYYYNQGMYLESEKIWRDIQKTNSAFVLTYKVLGNVEFKKENYTKAFEYFRLARDAKGYSDAFWYIRNIWLQKTVGPVFFVLVFLAIADLIRTILLRQGFIKKREKKAIKMDNFLIKQLRYTWLFIKNPFDAVYEMKRHDRISWFTGIFLYLLLYAENVIIRIIGSPLFVGFDARKINFLGLFVDTYRLFFLFVLSNFLVSEISEGEGKFKHIFIGTIASFLPYLLFSVPLALITNLLTLNESFIYTFGMQIIWGWSFVLLFIVIAQVHNFSFGETVRNFLLTIFAMILITILLVIIAVLVREEFSFLTSIFEELIYRVKVK encoded by the coding sequence ATGACAAAGCTTTGCAGTAAAGAATTATCGCTAATAGTTTTTTCCTTAACCACTTTGATAGTTTCCTCAATTTTGGGATACGCTCCGTATTACACATACACACTAGGTATAGGTGATAATCTAGTTCGTACCCAAGACGCCTTTGTTCCATGGCGTAAACTTGTTTTCGATACATCATCGATTTCGGATATCTTCTGGCATAAAGGAAAACTCTACATAAGTGACTCGCAAAACGCAAGAATAGAAATCATCAACTTCGCAAGTGAAGACAGGACCACAGTTTCCTACGTTGGTGAAGGAACTCTTACAAATCCGGATGGCATTTACGTCGATGAGAATGATTACATATACGTTGCAGACTCTTGGGCACAAAGTGTTTATAAATTTGCACCGGATGGGAATTTGGTTCTTACAATTTCGAAACCAGATTCACCTATTTATGGGCGTCTGAACGATTTCATACCTCTCAAAGTTGCTGCAGATAGGCGAGGAAATATATATGTTGTTTGTCAGGGTGTCACTAACGGACTTGCAGTTTTCAATAAAGATGGCAGATTTTTGAGCTTTTTTGGAGCCAATACCCCTAAGGTTACCTTGAGGATGGTTCTTCAGAGGTTGATATTTACAGAATCACAAAGGGCTCAATTGTTGAAAATTAGACCCCCATCCCCAACGAGTGTGACTATAGATCATACCAATGCTGTATGGACCATAACTCAAGGTCTTAAAGAAGACGCCATAAAAAGATTCAATGTTGCTGGGGTAAATATCTATCCAAAGTTGTCACTTTCAAACGACAAGTTTGTAGACATAGACGTGGATTCGCTCGGAACGGTATACGCCCTTACGGCTGATGGTTTGGTATATGTTTACGACCTTCTTGGTAATCTAATCTTTGTTTTCGGTGGGCAGAGCTTCTATGAAAACCGACTCGGGCTTTTCCGTTCAGCGAGTGCTATTGCTGTCACTGATGATGGCAGAATCTTTGTTTTAGATAAAGAGGATGGAACGGTAACAATCTTCAGAATAACTTTTTTTGGCAAACTTGTCTTAAAGGGTGTTTATTACTACAATCAGGGTATGTACCTGGAAAGTGAGAAAATTTGGAGAGATATTCAGAAAACAAACTCAGCTTTTGTTTTGACATATAAAGTTTTGGGAAATGTAGAATTCAAAAAGGAAAATTACACGAAAGCTTTTGAATATTTCAGACTAGCACGAGACGCGAAGGGTTATTCCGATGCTTTTTGGTATATAAGAAACATATGGTTGCAGAAAACAGTTGGACCTGTGTTTTTTGTGCTTGTTTTCTTGGCAATTGCTGATCTTATCAGAACAATACTCCTAAGGCAAGGTTTTATCAAAAAGAGAGAGAAAAAGGCTATAAAAATGGATAACTTTTTAATTAAACAGCTGCGTTACACTTGGCTTTTTATCAAGAACCCATTCGACGCTGTTTACGAAATGAAGCGACACGATAGGATATCTTGGTTCACAGGGATTTTTTTGTACTTGCTACTTTACGCTGAGAACGTAATTATAAGAATTATTGGTTCACCACTGTTTGTGGGTTTCGATGCAAGGAAAATAAATTTCTTGGGACTTTTTGTTGATACTTACAGACTGTTTTTCCTATTTGTTCTTTCAAACTTTTTAGTTAGTGAGATTTCAGAAGGTGAAGGAAAGTTCAAACACATCTTTATAGGAACGATTGCTTCTTTTCTTCCTTACTTATTGTTTTCGGTTCCTCTTGCTTTAATAACAAATTTGCTAACCTTAAACGAGTCTTTCATCTACACTTTTGGAATGCAGATAATATGGGGTTGGTCGTTTGTCTTACTCTTTATAGTCATCGCGCAGGTTCACAACTTCTCTTTCGGCGAAACCGTTAGAAACTTTTTATTAACGATTTTTGCAATGATACTTATAACGATACTGCTGGTAATCATCGCTGTGCTTGTTAGAGAAGAATTTTCATTCCTTACGTCTATATTTGAGGAGTTGATATACCGTGTTAAGGTTAAATGA
- a CDS encoding extracellular solute-binding protein, whose translation MNGKLPFSEARSIPLVQYWEYETTDFAKNRYGDEIIPSQKIASDTISYVLKNPNGIDKFPLWFNLRSPRVTITLIVNSGKIAIKRLSIERPKSLTKFSEVIGKLGIKDSEGERRIITLQAEKPFRKNEASVNAIPVRSPDTVPYNTYNLLLNAFGGSNWKQPGQFVIYEFDVPEEGYYKIAVKYRQDTKPNFTSYRTVYIDGDVTYSDLLEIPFEYTPDWRVYTLKSLDKTSDIVFHLTKGKHTIAFEVNASVYSDVLNSLKSMIDYINKLALQIKYISGGSSDKNVEWEITDYFPDIEPKLKSLINELEIIKIKIAKINGNAWNAEYISLNTAQMFLKRLVKDVNKIPNKLDMLTGSTGSVLSELSVVYNGLQEMPLTIDEIYIYKGDNIDKIVKSSPFKVFVEGFKRFVHSFKRQENTTFSKSQKENTVMLRVWVNRPRQYVDILQQLIDNDFTKKTGIYVDVSIMRDEGKLILANAAKKSPDIALGISNWIPFEMGIRGAALDLKRFSDFVEFSKNFYPGSLLPYLYENHCFGLPETLDFYVLFYRKDILEYLNIPIPNTWDDVKLILPELQRNGLNFYIPLSGSSSFKAWMTTAPFIMQYHGKLFTDDGLKTALDTPSTLKALKEMTELFTMYGMPAQVANFFESFRKGEIPLGVSNVNTYIQLMIAAPELRGMWSIAPSPGVRYGTSIERWQTGSAQAVAILNDTKYPMEAWEFVKWWLSKETQVSLVNRIVSTYGIEFLVIPSNRFAIDGVPFKTEHLKVVKEQFRWLQEVPKMPASYILEREISNIWNKVVLEGKPLKVAVDDSVIIVNKEFARKLEEFGYYKDGKPVKPFRIYTIADILSWYMENTEDKGSER comes from the coding sequence TTGAACGGCAAACTCCCATTTTCAGAAGCTCGTTCGATACCCCTGGTCCAGTATTGGGAATACGAAACTACTGATTTTGCCAAGAACAGATATGGAGACGAGATTATTCCTAGTCAAAAAATAGCCTCTGATACCATATCTTATGTTTTGAAAAATCCAAACGGAATAGACAAATTCCCTCTTTGGTTCAACCTCCGCTCACCAAGAGTTACCATAACGCTAATTGTAAACAGCGGAAAAATAGCTATCAAGAGATTATCAATAGAAAGGCCGAAAAGTCTTACTAAATTTAGTGAAGTTATTGGTAAGCTTGGTATCAAGGATTCAGAAGGTGAGAGAAGGATTATAACACTTCAGGCGGAGAAACCTTTCAGAAAAAATGAAGCCTCAGTTAATGCTATCCCGGTTCGTTCTCCTGACACTGTTCCTTACAACACTTACAATCTTCTTTTGAACGCATTTGGTGGTAGTAACTGGAAACAACCAGGACAATTCGTAATTTATGAATTCGATGTTCCCGAAGAGGGATATTACAAAATAGCTGTCAAGTATCGTCAGGACACAAAACCGAACTTCACAAGCTATAGAACTGTGTACATCGATGGTGACGTAACATATAGTGACTTACTCGAAATTCCGTTTGAATATACACCTGACTGGAGAGTTTATACCCTGAAATCATTAGACAAAACTAGTGACATAGTTTTCCATCTCACTAAAGGTAAGCACACAATTGCTTTCGAAGTCAATGCTTCGGTTTATTCGGATGTACTTAACAGCTTGAAGTCAATGATTGATTATATAAACAAGCTAGCACTACAAATTAAATACATATCGGGTGGTAGCTCAGATAAAAACGTAGAATGGGAGATTACGGACTATTTTCCGGATATAGAACCAAAGCTCAAATCCTTGATTAATGAGCTCGAAATAATCAAGATAAAAATAGCTAAGATAAATGGAAACGCGTGGAATGCGGAGTACATATCTTTAAACACGGCTCAGATGTTTTTGAAAAGACTGGTAAAGGATGTTAATAAGATACCAAATAAGTTAGATATGCTAACTGGAAGCACAGGTTCAGTTCTTTCTGAACTTTCAGTGGTCTATAACGGCCTCCAAGAAATGCCTCTGACAATTGACGAAATCTACATCTACAAAGGAGATAATATAGATAAGATTGTCAAATCCTCTCCTTTTAAAGTATTTGTCGAAGGTTTCAAAAGATTTGTTCATTCATTTAAGAGGCAAGAGAATACAACGTTCTCAAAAAGTCAGAAAGAGAACACCGTCATGTTAAGAGTGTGGGTTAACAGACCCCGCCAATATGTAGACATTTTGCAACAACTTATCGATAATGACTTTACTAAGAAGACAGGCATTTACGTAGACGTTTCAATAATGCGTGACGAAGGGAAGCTCATACTTGCTAACGCTGCTAAAAAGTCACCTGATATAGCACTTGGAATAAGTAACTGGATACCATTTGAGATGGGAATCCGTGGTGCAGCACTTGACTTGAAACGTTTCTCCGACTTTGTAGAATTTTCAAAGAATTTCTACCCGGGTTCATTGTTACCTTACCTGTACGAAAATCACTGTTTTGGGCTGCCCGAAACACTCGACTTTTATGTGCTCTTTTATCGAAAAGATATTCTGGAGTATCTAAACATACCCATTCCGAACACTTGGGATGATGTGAAATTGATACTTCCAGAGCTACAAAGAAACGGTTTGAATTTTTACATACCACTTTCTGGAAGTTCGTCTTTCAAAGCGTGGATGACCACAGCGCCCTTTATCATGCAATACCACGGCAAACTTTTCACAGACGATGGGCTTAAAACTGCACTGGATACCCCAAGCACACTGAAAGCGCTGAAAGAGATGACCGAGTTATTCACCATGTATGGCATGCCTGCACAAGTTGCAAACTTTTTCGAGAGTTTCAGAAAAGGAGAAATTCCTTTAGGAGTGTCGAACGTGAATACATATATCCAACTCATGATTGCAGCGCCTGAATTACGTGGTATGTGGAGCATAGCTCCTTCACCCGGAGTGAGATACGGAACCTCCATTGAAAGATGGCAGACTGGTTCTGCTCAAGCAGTGGCTATACTAAACGATACAAAATACCCCATGGAGGCTTGGGAGTTTGTGAAATGGTGGCTTTCTAAAGAAACGCAAGTGAGCTTGGTAAACAGAATTGTTAGCACTTATGGCATTGAATTTTTGGTTATCCCTTCGAATCGATTCGCAATAGATGGTGTTCCCTTTAAGACAGAACATTTGAAGGTTGTCAAAGAGCAATTCAGATGGTTGCAAGAGGTACCAAAAATGCCAGCAAGTTACATATTAGAGAGGGAAATCAGTAATATCTGGAACAAGGTTGTCCTCGAAGGCAAACCATTGAAGGTTGCTGTTGATGACAGCGTAATTATTGTTAACAAGGAGTTTGCACGAAAGTTAGAAGAGTTTGGCTACTACAAGGATGGAAAACCTGTCAAGCCATTCAGAATTTACACCATTGCAGATATACTCAGTTGGTACATGGAAAACACTGAAGATAAAGGCTCAGAGAGGTGA
- a CDS encoding carbohydrate ABC transporter permease, with protein MRLKLRTREALKGLLFVSPWIIGFLVFTIIPLVRTFLYSLNEVKVTASGVRMFFVGLKNFKDALLTDVDYPQMLVDYFLQMIVFVPIIVSFAMIMSLLLNIEIKGRSLFRTIYFLPVVIASGPVFDKLLSKGAMTFSGLANLQFVKMLQTNLPTVFSRVLGMFISGFIMILWYSGVQILVYLAGLQKIDKNMYEAAKIDGASRWQILWKITMPVLAPLTFVNIIYTIVTLSTFATSPIVKKILVDMYRPERGLGYASALAWIYFLAILVVIGLFSLISAIYRRKVRVS; from the coding sequence ATGAGACTAAAGCTACGCACAAGAGAAGCACTAAAGGGTTTACTATTCGTTTCTCCTTGGATAATTGGTTTTCTTGTTTTCACAATCATTCCTCTCGTCAGAACGTTTCTCTATAGTCTAAATGAGGTTAAAGTTACAGCAAGCGGTGTGAGAATGTTCTTCGTTGGATTGAAGAATTTTAAAGACGCTTTGCTTACAGATGTTGACTATCCTCAGATGCTTGTCGACTATTTTCTACAAATGATTGTTTTTGTACCAATCATAGTTTCTTTTGCAATGATTATGTCTTTGCTGTTGAACATTGAAATAAAGGGCAGAAGCCTGTTTCGGACGATTTACTTCTTGCCAGTGGTTATTGCCAGCGGACCTGTGTTTGACAAACTTTTGAGCAAAGGAGCTATGACATTTTCAGGATTAGCTAATCTTCAGTTCGTTAAAATGCTGCAGACAAATTTGCCAACTGTCTTTTCAAGGGTTCTTGGGATGTTTATCTCGGGATTTATAATGATACTTTGGTATTCCGGTGTGCAAATCCTCGTGTACCTAGCTGGTTTGCAAAAGATAGATAAAAACATGTACGAAGCAGCCAAAATAGATGGCGCTTCAAGATGGCAAATCCTCTGGAAAATCACAATGCCTGTTTTGGCACCACTTACATTTGTCAATATCATCTACACAATAGTAACACTTTCAACTTTTGCAACGAGTCCAATAGTTAAAAAGATACTCGTAGACATGTATAGACCTGAGAGAGGACTTGGCTATGCTTCTGCTCTCGCTTGGATATACTTTTTGGCTATATTGGTTGTTATAGGACTTTTCTCTCTAATATCAGCGATTTACAGAAGGAAGGTAAGAGTATCATGA
- a CDS encoding carbohydrate ABC transporter permease, which produces MKISKSEHRWIITFLSPYIALFTIFIVVPTILAILLSFTNFNTIQFPKFVGLKNYISLFTTDSVFMQYVLPNTIKFAILVGPTGYFLAFILAWMLAQIPRIPRTILALIIYSPSMTVGVAMQVIWLTIFSGDKSGYLNSLLLRLGLIDQPVQWLQSPKFLFPAMVVVTLWSSMGVGFLAMLAGVLNTDPEIYEAGYIDGISKRWQEIFYITIPLMKPQMLFGAVMAVVSTFQAGYIGVMLSGSNPTPQYAGQLIVNHIEDFGFMRYEMGYAAAISVVLLIMIWISSKFVWALFLDRD; this is translated from the coding sequence GTGAAGATAAGTAAGAGCGAACATCGATGGATAATTACCTTTCTTTCGCCTTATATAGCTCTTTTTACAATATTCATCGTCGTTCCAACAATTTTAGCTATTTTGCTTTCGTTTACTAACTTCAATACCATACAATTTCCAAAATTTGTAGGGCTTAAGAACTACATATCCCTTTTCACAACAGATAGTGTATTTATGCAATATGTTTTACCGAATACAATAAAGTTTGCAATCTTGGTTGGACCAACCGGTTATTTTCTTGCATTCATACTGGCTTGGATGTTGGCACAAATTCCGAGAATCCCCAGAACAATTCTTGCACTGATTATATACTCTCCGTCAATGACAGTTGGTGTGGCCATGCAAGTTATATGGTTGACAATATTCAGTGGCGATAAATCAGGATATCTAAACAGTCTGTTGTTAAGGTTGGGGCTCATTGACCAACCTGTTCAGTGGCTTCAATCACCGAAGTTCCTTTTTCCAGCTATGGTGGTTGTAACACTGTGGAGTAGTATGGGAGTCGGCTTTTTAGCCATGCTTGCAGGTGTGTTGAATACCGACCCAGAAATTTACGAAGCTGGATACATAGATGGAATATCAAAAAGATGGCAGGAAATATTTTATATTACAATCCCTTTGATGAAACCGCAAATGCTTTTTGGTGCTGTTATGGCTGTTGTGTCTACATTTCAGGCTGGATATATTGGAGTAATGCTCTCTGGCTCAAATCCAACTCCACAATATGCTGGACAGCTTATAGTAAATCATATCGAAGACTTTGGGTTCATGAGGTATGAAATGGGGTACGCGGCAGCAATCTCTGTTGTGCTCTTGATAATGATATGGATAAGTTCCAAGTTTGTTTGGGCGCTGTTCCTCGACAGAGACTGA